A single window of Ignavibacteriota bacterium DNA harbors:
- a CDS encoding T9SS type A sorting domain-containing protein: MKILMILILLAIKLLAQTVYEIPFAAKGNEIELSVYNDSENDLGNVQISAIDFPNWINFVSIETEINSLNPKSEEIVSFTFDVDNEAAVMEESVLKFAITSNAQNWSKEIKIVILPPEKFELNQNYPNPFNPTTTISYAIPASNIRSTSEVLLFIYDILGRQVSKLVDDNQRPGFYKVEWNASNLASGMYIYQLSMKNGDKTELLRKKMILMK, from the coding sequence ATGAAGATTTTAATGATTTTAATTTTGCTTGCCATTAAATTATTGGCACAAACAGTATATGAAATTCCATTTGCGGCAAAAGGAAATGAAATTGAATTGTCTGTCTATAACGATTCTGAAAATGACTTAGGTAATGTTCAAATATCCGCAATAGATTTTCCAAACTGGATAAATTTCGTAAGTATTGAAACAGAAATCAATTCTTTAAATCCTAAATCAGAAGAGATTGTTTCTTTTACTTTTGATGTTGATAATGAAGCGGCTGTTATGGAAGAAAGTGTATTGAAATTTGCAATAACAAGTAATGCTCAAAATTGGAGTAAGGAAATAAAAATAGTAATTCTTCCGCCGGAAAAATTTGAGTTAAATCAAAATTATCCAAATCCTTTCAACCCAACAACCACTATAAGTTATGCAATTCCGGCAAGCAATATTCGCTCAACATCAGAAGTTCTTTTGTTTATTTATGATATTTTGGGAAGGCAAGTTTCAAAATTAGTTGATGATAATCAAAGACCGGGTTTTTACAAAGTAGAATGGAACGCATCGAATTTAGCAAGCGGAATGTATATTTATCAATTAAGTATGAAAAATGGAGACAAAACAGAATTGTTAAGAAAGAAAATGATTTTAATGAAGTAG
- a CDS encoding PLP-dependent transferase, producing MKNNNNLNIETKCVHAGIKEYEHGPVIPPIYQTSTFKFESADHGGSLFAGEQKGYIYTRMLNPTIEAMEDAIAELEGGYKALGCASGMAAVNTVFSALLKSGDHVICSKSVYGPTSTLLATVFSKFNVESTFVNTSNIQNIEKSIKPNTRLIYIETPGNPTLEVTDLKAVSELAHKINALVVVDNTFMSPVLQQPFMFDVDIVLHSMTKFLNGHADVVAGVIIVKDEETYKHFRKTLNQLGGVIDPFNSFLVHRGLKTLSIRMQKHSENAIKIAEFLEAHPKVEWVRFPGLKSFPNYEVAQKQHKAPGGMISFELKGGVIAGKKLMNSVKLCQLAVSLGGVETLIQHPASMTHLTMGKEARESAGITDGLVRLSVGIENVDDIIADISNALELI from the coding sequence GTGAAGAATAACAATAATTTAAACATCGAAACAAAATGTGTTCATGCGGGAATTAAAGAATATGAACACGGACCTGTAATTCCGCCGATTTATCAAACTTCTACGTTTAAGTTTGAGTCGGCTGATCACGGCGGTTCTTTATTTGCCGGAGAACAAAAAGGCTACATATATACAAGAATGCTAAATCCTACAATAGAAGCAATGGAAGACGCAATTGCGGAACTTGAAGGAGGTTATAAAGCTTTAGGCTGCGCAAGCGGAATGGCGGCGGTCAATACTGTTTTTTCTGCTTTACTTAAATCCGGAGACCATGTAATTTGCTCAAAATCTGTTTATGGTCCCACTTCAACATTGCTGGCAACGGTGTTTAGTAAATTCAATGTTGAATCCACATTTGTTAATACATCCAATATTCAAAATATCGAAAAATCAATTAAACCTAATACAAGACTTATTTATATTGAAACTCCCGGAAATCCAACTCTTGAAGTAACAGATTTAAAAGCTGTTTCAGAATTAGCCCACAAAATAAATGCTTTAGTTGTTGTTGATAATACTTTTATGAGTCCAGTTTTGCAGCAGCCTTTTATGTTTGATGTTGATATTGTTTTGCACAGCATGACTAAATTCTTAAACGGACACGCTGATGTTGTTGCGGGAGTAATAATTGTTAAAGATGAAGAAACATATAAACATTTCAGAAAAACTTTAAATCAGCTTGGCGGAGTTATTGATCCGTTCAATTCATTTCTTGTTCACCGCGGATTAAAAACATTGTCTATCAGAATGCAAAAACATTCCGAGAATGCTATTAAAATTGCGGAATTTTTAGAAGCGCATCCAAAAGTTGAATGGGTTCGTTTTCCGGGATTAAAATCCTTTCCAAATTATGAAGTCGCGCAAAAGCAGCACAAAGCTCCGGGTGGAATGATATCCTTTGAATTAAAAGGCGGAGTTATTGCCGGAAAAAAATTAATGAATTCCGTTAAACTTTGTCAGCTTGCTGTTAGTCTGGGCGGAGTTGAAACATTAATTCAGCATCCTGCAAGTATGACGCATTTAACGATGGGAAAAGAAGCGAGAGAATCAGCCGGAATTACAGATGGCTTAGTTCGCCTTTCTGTTGGAATTGAAAATGTTGATGATATAATTGCGGATATTTCAAATGCTTTAGAGCTTATATAA
- the gyrA gene encoding DNA gyrase subunit A: MTTIFEKVLPVALEDEMKSSYIDYAMSVIVARALPDVRDGLKPVHRRVLYGMHELGVAYNKPYKKSARIVGEVLGKYHPHGDSAVYDSMVRMVQDFSLRYPLVDGQGNYGSVDGDSPAAMRYTEARLSRISEEILRDLDKNTVDFTSNFDESLQEPVVMPSYLPTLLINGASGIAVGMATNIPPHNLTEVIDGLIAMIEKPSITNEELIKYVIAPDFPTGGIIFGYEGVREAFTTGRGRIILRAKANIESHKNERENIIITELPYQVNKANLIEKIAELVREEKLNDISNIRDESDRDGMRIVIETKRGSQPEVIINQLFKHTQMQVTFGVIMLALVNGSPKVLTLRETMVHFLAHRMEVLIRRTKFELEAAEKRAHILEGYIIALDNIDEVIDTIKKSKDVETAKNNLMKKFKLSDIQAKAILDMRLQRLTGLERKKIEDEYKETLKLIEKLQGILDSERKRNIIIKEELLALKEKYGDKRRTEIIHDFKEFSLEDIIAEEDVVVTISHTGFIKRFPVSGYRKQGRGGRGVTGAGTKDEDFIEHMFIASTHHYIMFFTDQGKCYWKKVHEIPEGGRASRGRSLQNLVEKENSEKITAFVTVKDFSEEKFVVMVTKQGTIKKTVLAAYSNVRKGGINAINIVKGDELIEVKLTDGNNDLVMGTKKGLAIRFNESEVRDMGRTATGVRGIKLGSGDQVIGVIVVRAKTTLLVVTENGFGKRSDIDDYRITKRGGKGIITVRTGEKTGNLISIKEVNDNDELVIITNGGMVIRQAVKNLRVMGRATQGVRLINLKDGDSIADVARVISEDEDDGAEQIENNDQLDISEE, from the coding sequence ATGACTACAATTTTTGAGAAAGTTTTACCCGTTGCTTTAGAAGATGAAATGAAATCATCATACATTGATTACGCAATGTCTGTTATTGTGGCTAGAGCTTTGCCGGATGTAAGAGACGGATTAAAACCCGTTCACAGACGTGTATTATATGGTATGCATGAATTGGGTGTTGCATATAATAAACCTTATAAAAAATCCGCAAGAATTGTTGGAGAAGTGTTAGGTAAATATCATCCTCATGGTGATTCCGCTGTTTATGATAGTATGGTGAGAATGGTTCAAGATTTTTCATTACGTTATCCGTTGGTAGATGGACAAGGGAACTATGGCTCAGTTGACGGAGATTCTCCCGCAGCTATGCGTTATACAGAAGCAAGATTGTCAAGAATTTCTGAAGAAATTTTACGCGACTTGGATAAGAACACCGTTGATTTTACTTCTAACTTCGACGAATCATTACAAGAGCCTGTAGTTATGCCTTCATATCTTCCAACATTGCTGATAAATGGCGCAAGTGGAATTGCGGTTGGAATGGCAACAAATATTCCCCCTCATAATTTAACCGAAGTAATTGACGGTTTGATCGCAATGATCGAAAAACCATCTATTACAAATGAAGAATTAATTAAATATGTAATTGCTCCGGATTTTCCAACCGGCGGAATTATTTTCGGTTATGAAGGCGTAAGAGAAGCTTTTACAACCGGAAGAGGAAGAATAATTCTTAGAGCCAAAGCAAATATAGAATCGCATAAGAATGAAAGGGAAAATATTATAATTACGGAACTTCCCTATCAAGTTAATAAAGCTAACTTAATTGAAAAAATTGCCGAATTGGTTCGTGAAGAAAAACTTAATGATATTTCAAACATAAGGGACGAATCTGATAGAGACGGAATGAGAATTGTAATTGAAACAAAAAGAGGTTCTCAGCCCGAAGTAATTATAAATCAATTATTCAAGCATACTCAAATGCAGGTTACTTTTGGCGTTATAATGCTTGCGTTGGTAAATGGATCTCCAAAGGTATTGACTCTCCGCGAAACTATGGTACATTTTTTAGCGCACAGAATGGAAGTTTTAATAAGAAGAACTAAGTTTGAATTGGAAGCCGCGGAAAAAAGAGCTCATATTTTGGAAGGTTACATTATTGCTCTTGATAATATTGACGAAGTTATTGACACAATTAAAAAGTCAAAAGACGTTGAGACCGCCAAAAATAATTTGATGAAGAAATTCAAATTAAGTGACATCCAAGCAAAAGCGATTTTGGATATGCGTTTGCAAAGATTGACCGGTCTGGAAAGAAAGAAAATTGAGGACGAATATAAAGAAACTTTAAAATTAATTGAAAAACTTCAAGGAATTTTGGATAGCGAAAGAAAGAGAAATATTATTATTAAAGAAGAATTGCTTGCGCTTAAAGAAAAATATGGTGATAAACGAAGAACCGAAATAATTCATGACTTTAAGGAATTTTCACTTGAAGATATAATTGCCGAAGAAGATGTTGTTGTAACAATTTCACATACCGGATTCATTAAAAGATTTCCTGTAAGCGGTTACCGCAAACAAGGCAGAGGCGGAAGAGGCGTAACGGGTGCCGGAACAAAAGATGAAGATTTTATAGAACATATGTTCATTGCATCAACTCATCATTACATAATGTTTTTTACAGACCAAGGAAAATGTTATTGGAAGAAAGTACATGAAATTCCTGAGGGCGGAAGAGCTTCGCGCGGAAGATCGCTGCAGAATTTAGTTGAAAAAGAAAATAGTGAAAAGATCACCGCATTTGTAACTGTTAAAGATTTTTCTGAAGAAAAATTTGTTGTTATGGTTACAAAACAAGGTACAATTAAAAAGACCGTCCTTGCGGCTTATTCAAATGTCCGTAAAGGCGGAATTAATGCTATTAATATTGTTAAGGGCGATGAATTAATTGAAGTTAAATTAACCGACGGCAATAATGATTTGGTTATGGGAACCAAAAAAGGTTTAGCAATAAGATTTAATGAATCTGAAGTAAGAGATATGGGAAGAACCGCTACCGGAGTTAGAGGAATTAAATTGGGTTCCGGCGATCAGGTGATTGGTGTAATTGTTGTAAGAGCTAAAACTACATTGCTCGTAGTAACCGAAAATGGTTTTGGCAAACGCAGTGATATAGATGATTACAGAATTACAAAGCGTGGCGGTAAAGGAATTATTACCGTACGAACAGGCGAAAAAACCGGAAATCTTATTTCTATCAAAGAAGTTAACGATAATGATGAATTAGTAATTATTACAAATGGCGGAATGGTAATTAGACAAGCTGTTAAAAATCTTAGAGTAATGGGAAGAGCAACACAAGGTGTTAGATTAATTAATCTTAAAGATGGTGACTCAATTGCAGATGTTGCCCGAGTAATAAGTGAAGACGAAGATGATGGAGCAGAACAAATTGAAAATAACGATCAATTGGATATAAGTGAAGAATAA